The Prosthecobacter vanneervenii genome has a segment encoding these proteins:
- a CDS encoding Gfo/Idh/MocA family protein, whose protein sequence is MTSRRHFISATSAAFAASSFHIFGADPAKKYRTALIGCGWWGMNILKEAIASGRVKVCALCDVHEDVASNSSDEVNGLNDDEPKLYKDYRELLDKEKPEIVIISTPDHWHALQSIAACKAGAHVFVEKPTGHTINESKAMVKAAKEAGVVVQVGLHRRIGPHHVEAMKFLKSGAVGKVGMVRAFADSRGGPEQAKPNSQVPEGMDWEMWCGPAPLRPFNTKLHPGGWRNFLDYANGTMGDWGVHWLDQIMIWSGEKGPKKVFCTGGRPVAGPAVLTDAEQTTDAPDHQVATFEFEQFTAVWEHRKFADNNNEKHKIGCYFYGEKGVLHIGWRDGWTFYPADPKGTEQHGNHQLQEPHGHNIALLWSDFIDAIEKKKQPVADIESAHRSSCLPLLGMISYKTGRSIQWDADNEQILGDADAAKLMGREYRKPWQYPV, encoded by the coding sequence ATGACCTCCCGCCGCCATTTCATCTCCGCCACTTCCGCTGCGTTTGCCGCCTCCTCGTTTCACATCTTCGGGGCAGATCCGGCCAAAAAGTACCGCACGGCGCTGATCGGATGCGGCTGGTGGGGGATGAACATCCTCAAGGAGGCCATCGCTTCAGGCCGGGTGAAGGTTTGTGCTCTGTGCGATGTGCATGAGGATGTGGCCTCCAATTCCAGCGATGAAGTCAACGGCCTGAACGATGACGAGCCCAAGCTCTACAAGGACTACCGTGAACTGCTGGACAAGGAGAAGCCGGAGATCGTGATCATCTCCACACCGGACCACTGGCATGCGCTGCAGAGCATTGCTGCGTGCAAGGCCGGGGCGCATGTGTTTGTAGAAAAGCCCACCGGGCACACCATCAACGAAAGCAAGGCCATGGTGAAGGCCGCAAAGGAGGCGGGCGTGGTGGTGCAGGTGGGGCTGCACCGGCGCATCGGCCCGCATCATGTGGAGGCCATGAAGTTCCTCAAATCTGGAGCCGTGGGCAAAGTGGGCATGGTACGCGCCTTTGCAGACAGCCGAGGCGGCCCCGAACAGGCCAAGCCCAACAGCCAGGTACCCGAAGGCATGGACTGGGAGATGTGGTGCGGCCCGGCCCCGCTGCGCCCCTTTAACACCAAGCTGCACCCCGGCGGCTGGCGCAACTTCCTCGACTACGCCAATGGTACGATGGGCGACTGGGGCGTGCACTGGCTGGACCAGATCATGATCTGGAGCGGCGAGAAGGGGCCGAAGAAAGTCTTCTGCACCGGCGGCCGCCCTGTAGCCGGTCCTGCCGTGCTCACTGATGCCGAACAGACCACCGATGCCCCTGACCATCAGGTGGCCACCTTTGAGTTTGAGCAGTTCACCGCTGTGTGGGAGCACCGCAAATTTGCCGACAACAACAACGAGAAGCACAAGATCGGCTGCTACTTCTACGGCGAGAAAGGCGTGCTGCACATCGGCTGGCGCGATGGCTGGACCTTCTATCCCGCCGATCCCAAAGGCACCGAGCAGCATGGCAATCACCAGCTTCAGGAGCCCCACGGCCACAACATCGCCTTGCTGTGGAGCGACTTCATCGACGCCATTGAAAAGAAGAAACAGCCGGTGGCTGACATCGAGAGCGCCCACCGCTCCTCCTGCCTGCCCCTGCTGGGCATGATCAGCTACAAAACCGGGCGCAGCATCCAGTGGGATGCGGACAACGAGCAGATTCTAGGCGATGCCGATGCCGCCAAGCTGATGGGGCGCGAGTACCGCAAGCCCTGGCAGTACCCGGTCTGA
- a CDS encoding DUF1549 domain-containing protein, which translates to MKTRLCLPLACALLVTGLRADNEVYRTWTDSQGRKLDATFRGIENGNVFLQVRNGYVYRLPLDKLSAADQAAAKTLKPEGLGIPSDPNLAQAAAQIDMLVEAGLKKAEQKPNPLASDEQFVRRVFLDLVGRIPTREETLEFINDPSVSKRAHVIDRLLKSSGFNSHLFNYFADMLRMADVAQKARFYTYQDWLKQQLADNTPWNKIVYSMMNADGKLLENGATGYLLRDAGMRLDNLSLTLSTFLGANVSCAQCHDHPFADWTQRQFYEMAAFFGATETYGAKGNSGMKGMQKVLASLGDRKLQQQAKNLLRVNALAVENTTENDLTMPDDYKYPDAKPGDPVKPKLITWSDDKTKKAYQAQPVKHDEKLREQFAKWMTSPENPRFAMTIANRMWKHIFGIGVKEPVTDLDDPNASVNPALLHHLANEMVRLKFDLRQFLRVLCNTQTYQREATSHELVDNEPYHFPGPILRRMTSEQAWDSCATLVIGADVDKFKGHRGSTYAQAMNIDFSGGASPDALKSQIENAIASMRQFGGAKAGAKPNKKNKGSQTEEEQMGLAPPVRNGLVLARASELPQPEKDQHFLRMFGQSDRQIADSESTEGSIPQVLMLMNGEAQRVIGQNDSLVVQTANSQESSEKKVESLYLSFFSRKPRPDELSNSVAALNNGLTLRDLTWVLFNTREFVFVE; encoded by the coding sequence ATGAAAACGCGCCTTTGCCTTCCTCTTGCCTGTGCTTTGCTCGTCACCGGTCTCCGAGCCGACAATGAAGTCTATCGCACCTGGACAGACAGCCAGGGCCGCAAACTGGATGCGACCTTCCGAGGCATCGAAAACGGCAATGTTTTCCTGCAGGTCCGTAATGGCTATGTCTATCGGCTGCCACTGGACAAGCTCTCCGCTGCCGACCAGGCGGCTGCGAAAACCCTCAAGCCCGAAGGTCTGGGCATCCCCTCTGACCCCAATCTGGCCCAAGCCGCTGCGCAGATCGACATGCTGGTGGAGGCCGGGCTGAAGAAGGCGGAGCAGAAACCGAACCCGCTGGCTTCGGACGAGCAGTTCGTCCGCCGGGTGTTTCTGGATCTGGTGGGCCGCATCCCCACCCGAGAGGAGACGCTGGAGTTTATCAATGATCCCAGCGTGTCTAAACGTGCGCATGTCATCGACCGCCTGCTGAAGTCATCGGGTTTTAACAGCCATCTATTCAACTACTTTGCTGACATGCTGCGCATGGCGGATGTGGCGCAGAAAGCACGCTTCTACACCTACCAGGACTGGCTCAAGCAGCAGCTCGCCGACAACACGCCCTGGAACAAGATCGTGTACTCAATGATGAACGCCGATGGCAAGCTGCTGGAAAACGGCGCCACCGGCTACCTGCTGCGGGATGCCGGCATGCGGCTGGACAATCTGAGCCTGACGCTCAGCACCTTCCTCGGAGCCAATGTCTCCTGCGCCCAGTGCCACGATCACCCCTTTGCCGACTGGACGCAGCGTCAGTTCTACGAAATGGCGGCCTTCTTTGGAGCTACCGAAACGTATGGTGCCAAGGGCAACTCCGGCATGAAGGGCATGCAGAAGGTCCTTGCCTCACTGGGAGACCGAAAGCTGCAGCAGCAGGCCAAGAACCTCCTGCGCGTGAACGCCCTGGCCGTGGAGAACACCACGGAGAACGATCTCACCATGCCGGATGATTATAAGTATCCGGACGCAAAACCGGGAGATCCCGTGAAGCCCAAGCTCATCACCTGGAGCGATGACAAGACCAAGAAGGCCTACCAGGCCCAGCCGGTGAAGCACGACGAAAAGCTGCGCGAGCAGTTCGCAAAATGGATGACCTCGCCGGAAAATCCGCGCTTTGCCATGACCATCGCCAACCGCATGTGGAAGCACATCTTTGGCATCGGCGTGAAGGAGCCGGTCACGGATCTGGATGATCCCAATGCTAGCGTGAATCCCGCTCTGCTGCATCACCTGGCCAATGAAATGGTGCGCCTCAAGTTTGATCTCAGGCAGTTCCTCCGTGTGCTGTGCAATACCCAGACCTACCAGCGCGAGGCCACCAGCCATGAACTGGTCGACAATGAGCCCTACCACTTCCCTGGCCCCATCCTTCGCCGCATGACCTCCGAGCAGGCCTGGGACTCCTGCGCCACGCTGGTGATCGGCGCGGATGTGGACAAATTCAAAGGCCATCGTGGATCGACCTATGCTCAGGCAATGAACATCGATTTCAGTGGTGGCGCTTCTCCTGATGCACTCAAAAGTCAAATTGAGAACGCCATCGCCAGCATGCGCCAGTTTGGAGGAGCCAAAGCAGGAGCGAAACCCAACAAGAAAAATAAGGGAAGCCAGACGGAGGAGGAGCAGATGGGGCTGGCTCCGCCCGTGCGCAATGGCCTGGTGCTGGCACGCGCCTCCGAGCTGCCACAGCCGGAGAAGGACCAGCATTTCCTCCGCATGTTTGGCCAGAGCGACCGGCAGATCGCCGACAGCGAAAGCACCGAGGGCAGCATCCCGCAGGTGCTCATGCTCATGAATGGTGAGGCCCAGCGTGTCATCGGCCAGAATGACTCCCTCGTGGTGCAGACTGCCAATTCGCAGGAGTCATCAGAAAAGAAGGTCGAAAGCCTCTACCTCAGCTTCTTCAGCCGCAAGCCGCGCCCGGATGAGTTGAGCAACTCCGTGGCAGCGCTGAACAACGGACTCACCTTGCGGGATCTGACCTGGGTGCTCTTCAACACCCGTGAATTCGTCTTCGTGGAATAG
- a CDS encoding FKBP-type peptidyl-prolyl cis-trans isomerase, producing the protein MMNALRTRLPLRRTFIAGLAMLSMVCMTAAGAAAEDEVPLPKLPDGAGPMDKSAPKTFTVTESGLKYRVLRQGSSLKPVPQSRVEINYVGWLYNGRVFDSSYARGMPTVLSLAQVVKGWTEGMQKVGKGGMIELEIPGYLGYGLAGQPSGGIPPNATLHFIVELINVVE; encoded by the coding sequence ATGATGAACGCCCTCCGTACACGTCTTCCCCTGCGCCGCACCTTCATTGCTGGACTCGCCATGCTTAGCATGGTGTGCATGACGGCCGCTGGCGCTGCTGCCGAGGACGAGGTGCCGCTGCCAAAACTGCCTGACGGCGCTGGCCCCATGGACAAGAGCGCTCCGAAGACCTTCACCGTCACAGAGTCGGGTCTGAAATACCGCGTTCTACGCCAGGGCAGCAGCCTCAAGCCGGTGCCGCAGAGCCGAGTGGAGATCAACTACGTAGGCTGGCTTTACAACGGGCGGGTGTTTGACAGTTCATATGCCCGCGGGATGCCTACTGTGCTCTCTCTGGCCCAGGTGGTCAAAGGATGGACAGAAGGCATGCAAAAAGTGGGTAAAGGCGGCATGATCGAACTCGAGATTCCTGGTTACCTTGGCTACGGCCTTGCCGGACAGCCCTCCGGCGGCATCCCGCCCAATGCGACGCTGCACTTCATTGTGGAGCTGATCAATGTGGTGGAGTGA
- a CDS encoding ATP-dependent helicase, whose amino-acid sequence MARNYTLHTAHEPSNRIDYKAELNEQQHAAVTSPPGQALVIAGAGSGKTRTLTYRVAWLLDNGIQPESILLLTFTNKAAREMQERVQALVTQDASRIWGGTFHSIGNRLLRYNAERLGYRKGFSIMDREDQKDLMETVLGSSGIDTTTYRFPKAEVLGDIFSLADNTLCSVKEIIHTRYPYFEEVASGIIKMRKLYQEKKRETNCMDFDDLLALTVQLLEENEDLLERYRRQFEFVLVDEYQDTNSLQCRMVELLTGPQGNLMVVGDDAQSIYSWRGADVTNILEFDKHWPHARVHKIEVNYRSVPEVLNLANATIAMNRGQIPKNLQPARPSKGMLPALVALDSSSAQASFVAQRILELMDEGVDVNEIAVLYRAHFHSMEIQMELTQRGIPFQITSGLRFFEQAHVKDVAAFMKFAVNRQDEVSFMRMVRLCEGIGNVSAAKLWQEWLKSDASKAETMPCTFSEVLVQMKVPKKAKTTWDQFAFTLDELIDKEGRPVTPPMMIRSITEGVYEDYMKAKFKNYEQRQQDLEQLSNFSDRFTDPLEFLSQLSLLSGVDTDNNPAQQQQDRDAVTLTTGHQAKGLEWSVVFAVWLADGMFPHKRAIDEGGDSALEEERRLFYVTVTRAKDELYLTYPVINHQARDGDIMMRPSRFIADLPKDLVEVWNVKSGW is encoded by the coding sequence ATGGCCCGCAACTACACGCTGCATACCGCGCACGAACCCAGCAATCGCATCGACTACAAGGCGGAGCTGAACGAGCAGCAGCATGCAGCGGTGACGAGTCCTCCCGGGCAGGCGCTGGTCATTGCAGGTGCGGGCAGCGGCAAGACGCGCACCCTCACCTACCGCGTGGCCTGGCTGCTGGACAACGGCATTCAACCGGAATCCATCCTGCTGCTGACCTTCACCAACAAAGCCGCACGCGAGATGCAGGAGCGCGTGCAGGCGCTGGTCACGCAGGACGCCAGCCGCATCTGGGGCGGCACCTTCCACTCCATCGGCAACCGCCTGCTGCGCTACAACGCCGAACGCCTCGGCTACCGCAAAGGCTTCTCCATCATGGACCGCGAAGATCAGAAGGACCTGATGGAAACCGTGCTGGGCAGCAGCGGCATCGACACCACCACCTACCGCTTTCCGAAAGCCGAGGTGCTGGGAGACATCTTTTCCCTCGCTGACAACACGCTCTGCAGCGTGAAGGAGATCATCCACACGCGGTATCCGTACTTTGAAGAGGTGGCCTCCGGCATCATCAAGATGCGCAAGCTCTACCAGGAGAAAAAGCGCGAGACAAACTGCATGGACTTTGACGACCTCCTCGCGCTGACCGTGCAGCTGCTGGAGGAAAACGAGGATCTGCTGGAGCGTTACCGCCGCCAGTTTGAGTTTGTGCTGGTGGACGAGTATCAAGACACCAACAGCCTGCAGTGCCGCATGGTAGAGCTGCTGACCGGGCCTCAGGGAAACCTCATGGTGGTGGGAGACGACGCCCAGTCCATCTACTCCTGGCGCGGAGCGGATGTGACCAACATACTCGAATTCGACAAGCACTGGCCGCATGCCCGTGTGCACAAGATCGAGGTCAACTACCGCAGCGTGCCCGAGGTGCTGAATCTGGCCAATGCCACCATCGCCATGAACCGGGGGCAGATCCCCAAAAACCTGCAGCCTGCGCGTCCGTCCAAAGGCATGCTGCCCGCGCTCGTAGCCCTGGACAGTTCCTCAGCACAGGCATCCTTTGTGGCGCAGCGCATCCTGGAACTGATGGATGAAGGCGTGGACGTCAATGAAATCGCCGTGCTTTACCGTGCGCATTTCCACAGTATGGAGATCCAGATGGAGCTGACGCAGCGCGGCATTCCCTTTCAGATCACCAGCGGCCTGCGTTTCTTTGAGCAGGCGCATGTGAAGGACGTGGCCGCCTTCATGAAATTTGCCGTGAACCGCCAGGATGAAGTCAGCTTCATGCGCATGGTGCGCCTGTGCGAAGGCATCGGCAATGTCAGCGCCGCCAAGCTCTGGCAGGAGTGGCTCAAATCAGACGCCTCCAAGGCCGAAACCATGCCCTGCACCTTTTCGGAAGTGCTCGTGCAGATGAAGGTGCCCAAGAAGGCCAAGACCACTTGGGACCAGTTTGCCTTCACCCTAGATGAGCTCATCGACAAGGAAGGCCGTCCTGTGACTCCACCCATGATGATCCGCAGCATCACCGAGGGAGTTTACGAAGACTACATGAAGGCGAAGTTCAAGAACTACGAGCAGCGTCAGCAGGACCTGGAGCAGCTCAGCAACTTCAGCGACCGCTTCACCGACCCGCTCGAATTTCTCAGCCAGCTCTCTCTGCTCAGCGGCGTGGACACGGACAACAATCCTGCGCAGCAGCAGCAGGATCGGGATGCCGTCACGCTCACCACCGGGCATCAGGCCAAAGGATTGGAATGGAGCGTCGTCTTCGCCGTCTGGCTGGCGGATGGCATGTTTCCGCACAAGCGGGCCATCGACGAAGGCGGCGACAGCGCACTGGAAGAGGAGCGCCGTCTTTTCTACGTGACCGTCACCCGCGCCAAGGACGAGCTGTACCTGACTTATCCGGTCATCAATCACCAAGCCCGGGATGGCGACATCATGATGCGCCCCTCACGTTTCATCGCCGATCTGCCAAAGGATCTGGTGGAAGTGTGGAATGTGAAGAGCGGGTGGTGA
- a CDS encoding DUF1501 domain-containing protein, with protein MKLQNQLDHLSRRTFCERWASAALGVTVLHGFGRGSLFAEESKAATPSGPGFGKAKNVIFLQMVGGMSHIDTLDPKDGPTQGPKAPIKTKADFQLGGTMENLAKHADKISIIRSMTSKTGVHAAGQYIIRTGYEERGTIKHPNIGAWAQHFLGASHKTLPSSVCVNRQPQNGNGFFPSSFAPLPILDPDAGLQYAKSEASADAMTKRLALLEQLDSGFRERFKTSEVKSYTQFYEKTISIMSSTDLEAFKLSEEPAALKEKYGKGKFGQGCLLARRLVEKGIRYVEVAKGGWDMHNNIDDGLDEHGAELDQALSALLDDLKERGLLESTLVVLCSEFGRTPKINGNAGRDHHPKVFSTLLAGGGVKGGFIYGSSDKEGMAVADKQASPQDFLSTIGWSLGLPIDEIVMSPSNRPFTVGDKGKAIMEVFA; from the coding sequence ATGAAACTTCAAAACCAGCTCGATCACCTCTCCCGCCGCACCTTCTGCGAGCGCTGGGCCAGCGCCGCACTTGGCGTCACCGTGTTGCATGGCTTTGGCCGTGGCTCTCTTTTTGCCGAGGAGTCCAAAGCAGCCACGCCTTCCGGCCCTGGATTTGGCAAGGCCAAGAACGTGATCTTTCTCCAGATGGTCGGCGGCATGAGCCATATCGACACGCTGGACCCCAAGGACGGCCCTACTCAGGGGCCGAAGGCGCCGATCAAGACCAAGGCTGACTTTCAGCTGGGCGGCACGATGGAAAATCTGGCCAAACATGCGGACAAGATCAGCATCATCCGCAGCATGACCTCCAAGACTGGCGTGCATGCGGCAGGCCAGTACATCATCCGCACCGGCTATGAGGAGCGCGGCACCATCAAGCATCCGAACATCGGTGCGTGGGCACAGCACTTCCTCGGTGCCAGCCACAAGACGCTGCCCTCAAGCGTGTGTGTGAACCGCCAGCCGCAGAATGGCAACGGCTTCTTCCCCTCCAGCTTTGCGCCGCTGCCCATCCTCGATCCTGATGCGGGACTGCAATACGCCAAGAGCGAGGCCAGCGCGGATGCGATGACCAAGCGCCTGGCGTTGCTGGAGCAACTGGACAGCGGATTCCGAGAGCGCTTCAAAACCTCCGAAGTCAAAAGCTACACCCAGTTTTACGAAAAGACGATCAGCATCATGTCCAGCACGGACCTGGAGGCCTTCAAGCTGAGCGAGGAGCCTGCCGCGCTGAAGGAAAAATACGGCAAGGGCAAGTTTGGCCAAGGCTGCCTGCTGGCCCGCCGCTTGGTGGAAAAAGGCATCCGCTACGTCGAAGTGGCCAAAGGCGGCTGGGACATGCACAACAACATCGACGACGGCCTCGACGAGCACGGTGCCGAACTGGACCAGGCGCTCTCCGCGCTGCTGGATGATCTGAAGGAGCGCGGCCTTCTTGAATCCACCCTCGTGGTGCTGTGCTCCGAATTTGGCCGCACACCCAAGATCAACGGCAACGCGGGGCGTGATCATCACCCCAAGGTCTTCTCCACGCTGCTGGCCGGTGGTGGAGTCAAAGGCGGCTTCATCTACGGCTCCAGCGACAAGGAAGGCATGGCCGTGGCGGACAAGCAGGCCAGCCCGCAGGATTTCCTCTCCACCATCGGCTGGAGCCTCGGACTGCCCATCGATGAAATCGTCATGTCCCCCAGCAACCGTCCGTTTACAGTCGGCGACAAGGGCAAGGCGATCATGGAGGTGTTTGCGTAG